From a single Oreochromis niloticus isolate F11D_XX linkage group LG4, O_niloticus_UMD_NMBU, whole genome shotgun sequence genomic region:
- the LOC102082357 gene encoding uncharacterized protein LOC102082357, with the protein MKMFGRMMSCCVALLLTFSSVSAVRRKLNSITDLRSVGFGQFVPVQSLCLLHWFANEIDIDINGDISLTFDPNSFDYGSHHYRNNERLLEPLPWRYQYYSLGNIHQQGSLRLPHHVTHLQLEHEDGNRARIIIRVREQNTGWRTSQIIDRVYITQHYETSEHRGTEYDPEHTYEITTDLLRAISKFSMDSDNINLLMSLRDHFRSSADNSQLSEIRNTWGYLAFLGLLLFIVIQESNSSHEHNNRWQPSQRSNALSDTVVNITESRQNNAFVSPESSNSTLQDDNICARRFCVVFVLSLIVVLLYWVLSPKH; encoded by the coding sequence ATGAAGATGTTTGGAAGAATGATGAGCTGCTGTGTGGCTCTCCTCCTGACCTTCAGCTCTGTGTCAGCTGTAAGACGAAAGCTCAACTCAATCACTGATCTGAGGTCAGTAGGCTTTGGCCAGTTTGTGCCTGTGCAGAGCCTCTGCTTGCTCCACTGGTTTGCCAATGAAATTGACATTGACATAAACGGTGACATAAGTCTGACCTTCGACCCAAATAGTTTTGATTATGGCTCACATCATTATCGTAACAATGAACGGCTGTTAGAACCACTGCCATGGCGATATCAGTACTACAGTCTTGGTAATATCCATCAGCAAGGATCGCTGCGGCTTCCACATCATGTCACTCACCTCCAATTAGAGCATGAGGACGGCAACAGAGCTCGGATTATAATCAGAGTCAGGGAGCAAAACACTGGATGGCGAACTTCACAGATAATAGACCGAGTCTATATCACACAGCATTATGAGACATCTGAACATCGAGGGACAGAGTATGATCCAGAACATACATATGAGATCACTACTGACCTCTTAAGAGCGATCAGTAAGTTTTCCATGGACAGTGATAACATCAATTTACTGATGTCTCTCAGAGACCACTTTAGAAGCAGCGCTGATAACTCCCAGCTATCGGAGATAAGAAACACGTGGGGCTACCTTGCTTTCCTTGGACTGCTGTTGTTTATTGTGATCCAGGAGAGCAATTCCTCTCACGAACACAACAACAGATGGCAGCCATCACAGAGAAGCAATGCACTAAGTGATACTGTGGTCAATATCACAGAGAGCAGGCAAAACAATGCTTTTGTCTCCCCAGAAAGCTCCAACTCTACTTTGCAGGACGACAACATCTGTGCTAGGCGtttctgtgttgtgtttgttttgtctctcATTGTTGTTCTTCTTTATTGGGTATTGTCACCTAAACATTAA
- the LOC109201944 gene encoding uncharacterized protein LOC109201944: protein MIQRRQKYWLNWLTPGSVPHSCPRTFKTQRRADQRSVGSFWALQMKMFGRMMSCCVALLLTFSSVSAVRRALDSITDLRSVGFGQSVPEHSLCLLHWFANEIDINGDISLTFDPNSFDYGSHHYRNNEQLLDPVPWGYQYYSLGNIHRQGSLRLPHHVIQSEHEYGNRARIIIRVREQNVGWQTSRIIDRVYITQHYGTSEHRGSAYDPQHTYQVTTNLLTELRSFPLDRNNINLQSLRVFQENYSSQEYNNRQSAIRSNAQNDVVINFPERSQNDAFVFPKRYNSNLNVTSQDDNTCVYSSVCAVVIAALLIFGFLYLSYSSK from the exons ATGATTCAAAGAAGGCAGAAATACTGGTTGAACTGGCTGACCCCTGGCAGTGTTCCTCACAGCTGTCCAAGAACTTTCAAAACACAGAGACGTGCCGATCAAAGAAGTGTAGGTTCATTTTGGGCATTACA GATGAAGATGTTTGGAAGAATGATGAGCTGCTGTGTGGCTCTCCTCCTGACCTTCAGCTCTGTGTCAGCTGTAAGACGAGCGCTTGACTCAATCACTGATCTGAGGTCAGTAGGCTTTGGCCAGTCTGTGCCTGAGCACAGCCTCTGCTTGCTCCACTGGTTTGCCAATGAAATTGACATAAATGGTGACATAAGTCTGACCTTCGACCCAAATAGTTTTGATTATGGCTCACATCATTATCGCAACAATGAACAGCTGTTAGACCCTGTGCCGTGGGGATATCAGTACTACAGTCTTGGGAATATCCATCGACAAGGATCGTTGCGGCTTCCACATCATGTCATCCAATCAGAGCACGAGTATGGCAACAGGGCTCGGATCATAATCAGAGTCAGGGAGCAGAATGTGGGATGGCAAACTTCACGGATAATAGACCGAGTCTATATCACACAGCATTATGGTACATCTGAACATCGAGGGAGTGCGTATGATCCACAACATACATATCAGGTCACCACTAACCTGTTAACAGAGTTGAGAAGTTTTCCCTTGGACCGTAATAACATCAACTTACAGTCTCTCAGAGTATTCCAAGAGAACTATTCCTCTCAGGAATACAATAACAGACAGTCAGCAATAAGAAGCAATGCACAAAATGATGTTGTGATCAATTTCCCAGAGAGAAGTCAAAATGATGCTTTTGTCTTCCCAAAAAGGTACAACTCTAATTTGAATGTCACATCTCAGGATGACAACACTTGTGTTTATTCTTCCGTTTGTGCTGTCGTGATTGCTGCTTTACTCATTTTTGGTTTTCTATATCTGTCATACTCATCTAAATAG